Proteins from a single region of Candidatus Cloacimonadota bacterium:
- a CDS encoding metalloregulator ArsR/SmtB family transcription factor has protein sequence MLNSERYTYMASVMKAMAHPTRLFIVDELDKGAKSVSELTEMVGIDISTISRHLAILKNAGIVTATKINNQMIYRLLCPCVLDMYKCVVKIREQGV, from the coding sequence ATGCTAAATAGTGAAAGATATACTTATATGGCATCTGTTATGAAGGCCATGGCGCATCCCACCCGCTTGTTCATTGTGGATGAATTGGATAAGGGGGCAAAGAGCGTTAGCGAACTTACGGAAATGGTAGGCATCGATATCTCCACGATATCCCGCCATCTGGCGATACTAAAGAATGCCGGCATCGTTACAGCCACAAAAATCAACAATCAGATGATCTATCGTCTGCTCTGCCCCTGCGTGTTGGATATGTATAAATGCGTAGTAAAGATAAGGGAACAGGGTGTCTAG
- a CDS encoding thioredoxin family protein yields MIIKILGTGCPKCKKLEENARQAINEAGIEASIEKVTDLDKIMDYGVMITPALVIDGKVVASGKLLSTSDIIALLK; encoded by the coding sequence ATGATTATCAAAATTTTGGGAACCGGTTGCCCCAAATGCAAGAAACTGGAAGAAAACGCCCGCCAGGCGATCAATGAAGCAGGTATTGAAGCTTCCATAGAGAAAGTAACTGATCTGGACAAAATCATGGACTATGGTGTGATGATCACACCGGCCTTGGTGATAGACGGAAAAGTGGTGGCCAGCGGCAAGTTGCTCTCCACCTCAGACATTATCGCCTTGCTCAAGTGA
- a CDS encoding permease encodes MKVNWKEVRLLGLMLAVFLAAYFIPFEGSRFQGGVLEAFYMLQEYARLHVLLCLIPALFIAGAVSVFISSASVMKYLGPAARKVVAYAVASVSGAILAVCSCTILPLFSGIYKRGAGLGPAIAFLYSGPAINILAIVMTARILGLQIGIARAVGAISFSVIIGLIMQLWFRKEEGERQKTAAGFNGGDDTRPMWKTIIFFALMILILIFLNWAKPNSATASGFVVWAYSMKWIISAVLAFLMGLILHLYYGFNMWKVLITTIAVVIAGLVFPQQPHIAFVTAIVLFSFFLATEKGELKDWLGSTWDFAKLIIPLLFLGVMIAGALLGRPGFEAWIPSRWIEEAVGGNSLWANLFASISGAFMYFATLTEVPILQGLLGSGMGKGPALALLLSGPALSLPSMLVINTVLGVKKTAVFIFLVVIMSTITGYLFGVFFA; translated from the coding sequence ATGAAAGTAAACTGGAAAGAAGTAAGATTATTGGGGCTAATGCTGGCAGTCTTTCTAGCGGCGTATTTTATTCCCTTCGAGGGAAGCCGTTTCCAGGGCGGAGTTTTGGAAGCCTTTTATATGCTTCAAGAATATGCTCGCTTGCATGTGTTGCTGTGTCTGATCCCTGCCTTGTTTATTGCTGGCGCAGTGAGTGTATTTATCAGCAGTGCCAGCGTGATGAAGTATCTGGGGCCCGCTGCCAGGAAGGTGGTTGCTTATGCCGTTGCATCGGTATCCGGAGCTATATTAGCAGTGTGTTCCTGCACCATTTTACCGCTCTTTAGCGGGATTTACAAACGAGGCGCAGGCTTGGGTCCGGCAATTGCTTTCCTGTATTCCGGCCCGGCTATAAACATCCTCGCCATCGTGATGACCGCTCGCATTCTGGGATTGCAGATTGGCATTGCACGTGCTGTAGGAGCGATATCCTTCAGCGTTATCATCGGGCTCATTATGCAGTTGTGGTTCCGCAAGGAAGAGGGAGAACGCCAAAAAACCGCTGCTGGATTTAACGGTGGAGACGACACGCGTCCGATGTGGAAAACTATAATCTTTTTTGCTTTGATGATCCTGATCCTGATCTTCTTGAACTGGGCGAAACCAAACAGTGCTACTGCATCAGGATTTGTGGTGTGGGCATATTCGATGAAGTGGATTATTTCGGCTGTATTGGCTTTTTTGATGGGCTTGATCCTGCATTTGTATTATGGCTTCAACATGTGGAAAGTACTGATTACGACCATAGCTGTTGTGATTGCCGGATTGGTGTTTCCGCAGCAACCGCATATTGCTTTTGTTACCGCCATAGTTTTATTCAGTTTCTTCCTGGCCACAGAGAAGGGCGAATTGAAGGACTGGCTGGGCTCCACCTGGGATTTTGCCAAGTTGATCATTCCTTTGCTTTTCCTTGGTGTAATGATAGCCGGGGCGCTCTTGGGACGTCCTGGTTTTGAAGCCTGGATTCCTTCACGATGGATTGAAGAGGCAGTGGGGGGAAACTCATTATGGGCAAATCTCTTTGCCTCCATTTCCGGAGCTTTCATGTATTTTGCTACGCTCACCGAAGTGCCGATCCTGCAAGGCCTTTTGGGAAGCGGTATGGGTAAGGGTCCGGCTCTGGCTCTTCTGCTCTCTGGCCCGGCACTATCACTTCCCAGTATGTTAGTGATCAATACCGTATTGGGCGTTAAAAAGACCGCTGTATTCATTTTCTTGGTGGTAATCATGTCCACCATTACAGGATACCTCTTCGGAGTATTTTTTGCATGA
- a CDS encoding GyrI-like domain-containing protein, protein MKMILILFVLITIAGGLCMAKEAEPVPREAKLPEMMMAGVAIVDSTETESYMKLWEEFFRINEQITEAIGDAYYGINFMTKNAEGKDAWGYMVATQVKSLDKLPEGLISRIIPACDYIVFEHHGPVEKVSKLYEYIYGTYSHNGKHKFLYADSLERYDHRFKDGSEDSIMEIWIPVQSGK, encoded by the coding sequence ATGAAAATGATTTTGATATTATTTGTTTTGATTACTATTGCAGGTGGCCTTTGTATGGCCAAAGAAGCCGAGCCAGTCCCTCGTGAAGCTAAGCTGCCGGAGATGATGATGGCCGGAGTGGCGATTGTTGACAGCACGGAAACAGAATCCTACATGAAGCTTTGGGAGGAGTTCTTCCGGATCAATGAACAGATCACAGAAGCTATTGGTGATGCCTACTACGGTATAAACTTCATGACCAAGAATGCAGAAGGTAAAGATGCCTGGGGCTATATGGTGGCAACTCAGGTAAAAAGCCTGGATAAGCTTCCCGAAGGGCTGATATCCCGTATTATCCCTGCCTGTGATTACATCGTCTTTGAGCATCATGGTCCCGTAGAAAAGGTCAGTAAACTCTATGAATACATTTACGGTACCTATAGTCATAACGGCAAACACAAATTCCTGTATGCAGACTCCCTGGAACGTTATGACCATCGCTTCAAGGATGGTTCTGAAGATTCCATAATGGAGATCTGGATTCCCGTGCAAAGCGGGAAGTAA